A stretch of the Balneolales bacterium ANBcel1 genome encodes the following:
- the dinB gene encoding DNA polymerase IV has protein sequence MSVRKIIHIDMDAFFASVEQRDHPHLRGKPVVVGGSPQGRGVVAAASYEARTFGIHSAMPAARAVRLCPDLEFLRPRFDVYKEESSKIRAIFHQYTDLVEPLSLDEAYLDVTFNKPDNPSATLIAREIKQKVREQTGLTASAGISINKFLAKIASDLKKPDGLALIPPDKALDFIAGLPIGKFHGIGKATEAKMHRLGIRTGADLRQWTEWDLNRHFGKVGSFYYNIARAVDDRPVKTEHIPKSIGKEKTFEEDIASVDWLADFIGELSDRVANRLKKEEAEARTVTLKLRYDNFESITRSMSPGHTISEADEISEIAVMLLRETEAGTRKVRLVGVTVSGFIREGSGEGGDQLPLPLRF, from the coding sequence ATGTCTGTTCGAAAAATTATTCATATTGACATGGATGCTTTTTTTGCATCCGTTGAACAGCGGGATCATCCGCATCTGCGCGGCAAGCCCGTGGTCGTTGGCGGTTCACCGCAGGGCCGGGGAGTGGTGGCGGCCGCCAGTTACGAGGCGCGCACGTTCGGTATTCACTCGGCCATGCCGGCGGCCCGTGCTGTGAGGCTGTGTCCCGATCTGGAGTTTCTTCGTCCACGGTTTGATGTGTACAAGGAAGAGTCATCGAAAATCCGCGCCATCTTTCACCAGTACACCGATCTGGTGGAACCGCTGTCGCTGGATGAAGCCTACCTCGATGTCACCTTCAACAAACCGGATAACCCATCCGCAACCCTGATTGCACGCGAAATCAAACAGAAAGTGCGGGAACAGACCGGGCTTACCGCCTCCGCCGGTATCTCCATCAACAAGTTTCTGGCGAAAATTGCATCGGACCTCAAAAAGCCGGACGGACTCGCATTGATCCCGCCCGACAAGGCGCTTGACTTTATCGCCGGCCTTCCAATCGGCAAGTTTCACGGAATCGGCAAGGCAACCGAGGCGAAAATGCACCGTTTGGGTATCCGGACCGGTGCCGATCTGCGGCAATGGACAGAGTGGGACCTTAACCGCCATTTTGGCAAGGTCGGTTCGTTTTATTATAACATCGCGCGGGCCGTCGACGACCGGCCGGTCAAGACCGAACACATCCCCAAGTCGATCGGCAAGGAAAAAACATTCGAAGAGGATATCGCTTCTGTTGATTGGCTGGCTGATTTTATTGGCGAATTGAGCGACCGGGTGGCAAACCGGCTGAAAAAGGAGGAGGCGGAGGCAAGAACCGTAACTCTTAAGCTGCGCTACGATAATTTTGAAAGCATAACCCGCAGCATGTCTCCTGGGCACACCATCTCTGAAGCCGACGAAATTTCCGAAATTGCCGTTATGCTGCTGCGGGAAACCGAAGCAGGAACCCGCAAAGTGCGCCTGGTGGGCGTTACCGTGTCCGGCTTTATCCGGGAGGGAAGCGGGGAGGGCGGCGACCAGCTGCCATTACCGCTTCGCTTCTGA
- a CDS encoding M20/M25/M40 family metallo-hydrolase codes for MNHRLPAIFLSIAVALSSTLLPNETALAGNKSQAESADLVEQYRETAARIITEATGSHRAFERVAYLSDYFPHRLSGSAMLEQAIEWTVSELEADDIPVVWKQEVIVPHWVRGNEFAAVAKPYHMDLPMLGLGGSVGTGGDTLTAKTVVVSSFDELEKRSSEIPGNIVVFNQPFEDYGQAVQYRVFGADRASAHGAVGVLLRAVSPNSMGHPHTGSTRYSDDVPEIPVASISAEAAGLLHRFDQRNDPATVSLYMEAKTMDEPALSHNIIAEIPGSEYPEEIVVIGGHIDSWDIGQGAMDDAGGVVVTWEALRLIHELNLQPKRTIRLVLWTNEENGVMGGRAYRDMVIENGEFEHHQIAFEVDFGVFKPLGFGFQGPEEALEMLRPVGALMAPLREMHLREGAYGTVDVGPLHREGMPIMGLDVETEKYFWYHHSAKDTVDKLDPDEVAECVAAVAVMAFILADMPERLPW; via the coding sequence ATGAATCACCGCCTTCCAGCTATTTTCCTGTCAATTGCCGTTGCCCTGTCATCCACGCTGCTTCCAAATGAAACCGCTCTGGCTGGTAATAAATCCCAGGCCGAAAGCGCGGACCTGGTTGAGCAGTATCGCGAAACAGCCGCGAGAATCATTACAGAGGCGACCGGTTCCCACCGCGCATTTGAGCGGGTCGCCTATCTCTCTGACTATTTTCCCCACCGGCTGAGTGGTTCGGCCATGCTTGAGCAGGCTATCGAATGGACGGTCAGCGAACTTGAAGCGGATGACATACCTGTGGTTTGGAAGCAGGAAGTAATTGTACCCCATTGGGTTAGGGGGAATGAGTTTGCAGCCGTTGCCAAGCCCTATCACATGGATCTGCCGATGCTGGGCCTGGGGGGCAGCGTTGGCACCGGCGGAGATACACTGACCGCCAAAACCGTTGTGGTTTCCAGTTTCGATGAGCTTGAAAAGAGAAGCTCGGAGATTCCCGGCAACATCGTTGTATTCAACCAGCCTTTTGAAGATTACGGCCAGGCCGTTCAGTATCGCGTTTTCGGTGCCGACCGGGCGTCCGCCCACGGAGCTGTCGGGGTATTGCTGCGGGCGGTTTCTCCCAACTCCATGGGTCATCCCCACACCGGCAGCACCCGATACTCCGATGATGTCCCCGAGATTCCCGTTGCCTCCATTTCCGCCGAAGCCGCCGGGCTGCTGCACCGTTTTGACCAGCGCAACGATCCCGCCACCGTGTCGCTCTACATGGAAGCAAAAACCATGGATGAGCCTGCGCTATCGCACAACATCATCGCTGAAATTCCCGGGAGCGAATATCCGGAAGAGATTGTCGTCATCGGCGGACATATTGATTCCTGGGATATCGGACAGGGCGCCATGGATGACGCCGGCGGCGTAGTCGTTACCTGGGAGGCGCTGCGCCTCATTCACGAGCTGAACCTTCAGCCCAAACGGACGATCCGCCTTGTGTTATGGACCAATGAAGAGAACGGGGTGATGGGCGGACGCGCCTACCGCGACATGGTCATCGAAAACGGCGAGTTTGAACACCATCAAATTGCCTTTGAGGTGGATTTCGGGGTGTTCAAGCCGCTTGGCTTTGGTTTCCAGGGTCCGGAGGAAGCGCTGGAAATGCTTCGCCCGGTGGGTGCGTTGATGGCTCCTTTACGGGAGATGCACCTCCGGGAAGGCGCTTACGGAACGGTGGATGTTGGTCCCTTGCATCGCGAAGGCATGCCCATCATGGGACTCGATGTTGAAACCGAGAAGTATTTCTGGTATCACCACTCCGCCAAGGACACCGTCGACAAACTCGATCCCGACGAAGTTGCAGAATGCGTAGCCGCGGTTGCCGTAATGGCTTTTATACTGGCGGATATGCCCGAACGCCTGCCCTGGTAA
- a CDS encoding DEAD/DEAH box helicase — translation MNTQLFTGLGISTPIFKAIQEMGFEAPTKIQEVAIPVILTGRDVAGQAQTGTGKTAAFAIPALQRIDTSSKHVQVIVMCPTRELAVQVTGEFIKLSKFIKGVQVTPVYGGQPIQRQIRMIREGTQIVVGTPGRVIDHLKRGTLKLDHLEMVVLDEADEMLNMGFRDDIEEILGFAGQEVQKQTIMFSATMSPEIKRIMARFFHEPEMIQVKGKTPSADGIRQFVVEARDSMRTEGICRLLDLHQYKLALIFCNTKRTCDQLIGEMQARGYSSDALHGDMSQAVRDKVMKKFRQGRIDVLIATDVAARGLDVDNVDVVFNYDIPQDPEYYVHRIGRTGRAGKTGVAYTFSAGRKSRNIRYIESKLKTRIEVIPLPSIKAVEASKMGALLEEVRSTLEAGGLRPFIEEIEAIAADRYAPVEVAAALLKLRQGNVRGGNSGGSQGASVSGEQASEAIPASGKADGEIADYPDSPGKSKKKHRRDAGLKKAKKSKKKAKKGEPFYAPFVKKGQAKKSTRRRKP, via the coding sequence GTGAATACCCAACTATTTACTGGTCTTGGAATCAGTACGCCCATTTTCAAAGCTATTCAGGAAATGGGATTTGAAGCACCGACGAAAATTCAGGAAGTTGCCATCCCGGTCATACTCACGGGCAGGGACGTTGCCGGCCAGGCACAGACCGGTACCGGGAAAACGGCGGCATTCGCCATTCCCGCTCTTCAGCGAATTGATACATCTTCGAAACATGTTCAGGTTATCGTTATGTGCCCGACCCGCGAGCTGGCGGTTCAGGTGACCGGAGAGTTCATCAAGCTCTCAAAATTCATCAAAGGGGTGCAGGTGACCCCGGTTTACGGCGGGCAGCCCATCCAACGTCAGATACGGATGATCAGGGAAGGAACCCAAATTGTGGTAGGTACCCCCGGCCGGGTCATCGACCATTTGAAACGCGGCACTCTGAAACTCGATCACCTTGAAATGGTGGTGCTGGATGAGGCCGATGAGATGCTGAATATGGGCTTCCGCGATGACATCGAAGAGATCCTGGGTTTTGCCGGCCAGGAGGTGCAGAAGCAAACGATCATGTTTTCGGCAACCATGTCACCGGAGATCAAAAGAATCATGGCCCGGTTCTTTCACGAACCCGAGATGATTCAGGTGAAGGGCAAGACACCGTCGGCTGACGGCATCCGGCAGTTTGTCGTTGAGGCGCGTGACTCCATGCGAACCGAGGGTATCTGTCGCCTGCTGGACCTTCACCAGTACAAATTGGCACTGATATTTTGCAATACGAAACGGACCTGCGACCAGCTTATCGGGGAGATGCAGGCGCGAGGATACTCCAGCGACGCACTTCACGGGGATATGTCACAGGCAGTACGCGACAAAGTCATGAAAAAATTCCGGCAGGGCCGGATCGATGTGCTGATAGCAACCGATGTTGCTGCCCGCGGACTCGATGTCGACAATGTCGATGTGGTTTTTAATTACGACATCCCGCAGGATCCGGAATATTATGTGCACAGGATCGGACGCACCGGTCGGGCCGGTAAAACCGGAGTCGCCTATACGTTTTCAGCCGGCAGAAAAAGCCGGAATATCCGGTATATAGAGAGCAAACTGAAAACCCGAATCGAGGTCATTCCTCTCCCGTCCATCAAGGCTGTAGAAGCCAGCAAGATGGGCGCGCTTCTGGAGGAGGTGCGCTCTACCCTGGAGGCCGGCGGCTTGCGCCCCTTTATCGAAGAGATTGAGGCGATTGCCGCCGACAGGTACGCGCCGGTGGAAGTGGCTGCGGCTCTGCTGAAGCTCAGACAGGGGAATGTCCGGGGCGGAAATTCAGGAGGCAGCCAGGGAGCATCGGTATCCGGAGAACAGGCATCGGAAGCCATTCCGGCAAGCGGCAAGGCCGACGGTGAGATCGCCGATTATCCGGATTCGCCCGGGAAGTCAAAGAAAAAGCATCGCAGGGATGCCGGCTTGAAAAAGGCAAAAAAGAGCAAGAAAAAAGCGAAAAAAGGCGAGCCGTTTTATGCGCCTTTCGTGAAAAAAGGGCAGGCAAAGAAATCCACCCGGCGCCGCAAGCCGTAG
- a CDS encoding sulfide/dihydroorotate dehydrogenase-like FAD/NAD-binding protein, with protein sequence MYVIQSRSLLAPGIAEFVVEAPLIAKKRKPGNFVIVRPTKTGERIPLTIVTSDAGQGTITLIVQAIGKTTRMMHQMGEGDAFEDVVGPLGEPTPVANYGRVVCIGGGVGTAVIYPMAKGLKDAGNEVISIIGAQKSDMVILEKEMGAVSDELLITTDDGSRGMKGFVTQALAGVMERGDQIHGIYATGPLPMMKAVADQTRASGTRTLVSLNPIMMDGTGMCGACRVTVGDSLKFACVDGPEFDAHAINFDELITRNRAYMKQESEALKSLESDQSCKAVRAL encoded by the coding sequence ATGTATGTTATTCAGAGCAGGAGCCTGCTGGCTCCCGGAATCGCGGAGTTTGTTGTTGAGGCACCTCTGATTGCGAAAAAAAGAAAACCCGGAAATTTTGTCATTGTTCGGCCAACCAAAACCGGGGAGCGGATACCGCTTACCATCGTAACCTCCGATGCCGGTCAGGGAACCATAACTCTGATTGTACAGGCAATCGGCAAAACAACCCGTATGATGCACCAAATGGGTGAAGGGGATGCGTTTGAGGATGTTGTCGGGCCCCTTGGCGAGCCCACTCCGGTTGCGAACTATGGGCGCGTAGTGTGTATCGGCGGAGGGGTAGGAACCGCGGTGATCTATCCGATGGCAAAAGGGCTCAAGGATGCCGGGAACGAGGTCATAAGTATCATTGGGGCCCAGAAAAGCGATATGGTGATTCTCGAAAAAGAGATGGGGGCGGTGTCGGACGAACTGCTGATCACAACGGACGACGGATCCCGCGGTATGAAGGGATTTGTCACCCAGGCGCTTGCCGGGGTAATGGAGCGCGGTGATCAGATCCACGGAATCTACGCCACCGGTCCGCTTCCCATGATGAAGGCTGTCGCCGACCAGACCCGGGCATCCGGTACCCGGACCCTGGTGAGTCTGAACCCTATTATGATGGATGGGACCGGAATGTGCGGCGCTTGCCGGGTAACCGTTGGAGATTCTCTGAAATTCGCCTGTGTGGACGGACCTGAATTTGATGCTCATGCCATCAACTTTGATGAGCTCATTACCCGCAACAGGGCGTACATGAAGCAGGAGTCGGAAGCCCTGAAATCACTGGAATCAGATCAATCATGCAAGGCGGTCAGAGCGTTATGA
- the gltA gene encoding NADPH-dependent glutamate synthase: protein MSKKKEAREKFKKIMPMKPRERMQIPRHLPLEQKPECRIENFAEVSNGFNVELAAEEALRCLECNDPVCMQGCPVNVDIRSFIGMVYQKDYQGAINKIRESNYLPAICGRVCPQESLCESVCLVGKKNEPLAIGKLERFVADYELKNGGFTPPQKAEAKGQSVAVVGSGPGGLTVSAELARMGYDVTIFEALHEAGGVLKFGIPEFRLPKHIVDAEIDRVKALGVKIETNVIIGRTLTIDELFDEMGFEAVYLGTGAGSPRFLNIPGENLSDVYSASELLTRVNLMKAYKFPEYDTPLKLGRRVAVIGGGDVAMDAVRTSKRFHPEKTILLYRRSREEMPARAEEVHHAEEEGIEFHYLTNPVRIHGNEDGSVRAIECQKMELGEPDEQGRRRPVPVKDSNFMMEVDTVIVAIGQSPNPIIQQTTPGLETSKWGTIIVDEHGATSRKGVFAGGDISRGGATVIQAVADGKLASRSIDSYLASVREERSTKA from the coding sequence ATGAGCAAAAAGAAAGAAGCCAGGGAAAAGTTCAAAAAAATCATGCCCATGAAGCCCCGGGAGCGGATGCAGATCCCGCGGCATCTGCCTCTTGAGCAGAAACCGGAGTGCCGGATCGAGAACTTCGCCGAGGTATCGAACGGATTTAATGTGGAGCTGGCAGCCGAGGAGGCGCTCCGCTGTCTGGAGTGCAACGATCCGGTGTGCATGCAGGGGTGTCCGGTTAATGTGGATATCCGGTCATTTATCGGAATGGTCTACCAGAAGGACTATCAGGGGGCCATCAACAAAATACGAGAGTCCAACTACCTGCCGGCGATATGCGGGCGTGTTTGTCCGCAGGAAAGCCTGTGCGAAAGTGTCTGCCTGGTAGGGAAGAAAAACGAACCGCTGGCCATCGGCAAGCTGGAGCGTTTTGTTGCCGACTACGAGCTGAAAAACGGAGGATTTACCCCGCCGCAGAAAGCGGAAGCGAAGGGACAGAGCGTGGCGGTCGTCGGATCGGGTCCGGGCGGACTCACCGTGTCGGCCGAGCTGGCACGCATGGGCTATGACGTCACCATTTTTGAGGCACTTCATGAAGCCGGCGGCGTACTCAAGTTCGGTATCCCGGAATTTCGTCTGCCGAAACACATTGTTGACGCCGAAATTGACCGGGTCAAGGCCCTTGGCGTCAAAATAGAGACCAATGTGATCATCGGCCGCACCCTCACCATCGATGAGCTTTTTGATGAGATGGGATTTGAAGCCGTCTATCTCGGGACCGGCGCCGGATCCCCGAGATTCCTGAACATCCCCGGTGAAAACCTGAGCGATGTCTATTCCGCCAGTGAGCTGCTTACCAGGGTCAATTTGATGAAAGCGTACAAGTTTCCGGAATATGACACGCCGCTCAAGCTGGGCAGGCGCGTTGCGGTTATCGGAGGCGGTGATGTGGCGATGGATGCGGTGCGCACGTCCAAGCGGTTTCATCCCGAGAAAACGATTCTGCTGTACCGGCGGTCCAGGGAGGAAATGCCGGCCCGTGCCGAAGAGGTGCATCACGCCGAAGAGGAAGGCATTGAATTCCACTATCTGACCAACCCCGTGCGCATTCATGGTAATGAGGACGGCAGTGTTCGTGCCATTGAGTGTCAGAAAATGGAGCTGGGTGAGCCCGATGAGCAGGGGCGGCGACGGCCGGTGCCGGTAAAGGACTCGAATTTCATGATGGAGGTGGATACCGTCATCGTTGCCATCGGTCAAAGTCCGAATCCCATCATCCAGCAGACCACACCCGGACTGGAGACTTCCAAATGGGGTACCATTATCGTGGATGAGCATGGCGCCACCAGCCGCAAGGGCGTTTTTGCCGGGGGGGATATCTCCCGCGGCGGAGCCACCGTGATTCAGGCGGTTGCCGACGGCAAGCTGGCCTCCCGTTCCATCGACAGCTATCTGGCTTCCGTGAGGGAGGAGCGATCTACAAAAGCGTAA